The Actinomycetes bacterium genome includes the window GATCTTGGCGAGCGCGCTGCGCGCTGCCTCGGTGGGTACCCCGGGGGCGAGCGCGAGCAGGCGCAGCCCGACGAGGAGGCTGACCGCCTCGTCCAGGCGCAGGCGCAGCGGGCGGTCGACGGCCTGGGGGTCCAGGACCGTGATGGACTCGCCCCAGTAGTCGATGTCGATGCTGGCCAGGGAGTCCCGCCCGACCTCCGCGCACACGGCGAGGTCGAGGTCGGACTCCAGCTGCTCGACGGTGATGCCAAACGCGGCGGCCGCATCCTGCTTGCGCACCCCCGGCCGGGCCCGAAGCCACGGGACCAGGGTCAGGACCCGCGCGAGCTGCTCGGCCGCTCCCCCACCACCGGCAGCCATCAGAGATCCCCCACCAGGGCCTGCAGCGCCGCCACGACCGCGCCCTTCAGCGCTGCGGGTTCCACCGCGACCACGTCGTCGCCGTGCTCGAGCACCCGCTGGGCGAGACGGTCCAGGTCGGTGTAGGCGATCCGCACCCGGTCGTAGCCGGCGGTGTCCGGCTCCACGGAGGTCGCGCGGTCGCGCAGCTCATGCCCCCGGCCGGAGCGGACCAGCAACGTGGCCTCGCCCGACTGTCCCGAACCGGGCTCGGCCACCAGCGAGGCCACGTCGGCCTCCGGGGGGACCTGGTAGGCGCCGTCGGGCCCCGAGGCCACGACCGGCCCGACGATGCGGTCGAGGCGGAAGGCGCGGGGCTCGCCGCGGTCCAGGTCGTGCCCCACGACGTACCAGCGCCCGCGCCGGGCCACCAGGCCCCAGGGCTGCAGGTGCCGGGCAAGCGGGGTGGTCGTGCCGGCTCGACGGTGCTCGAAGCGGACCGCGCGGCGCCGGGCGGCCGCCTCGGCCAGCGGCCCGTACGCCTGCTCGC containing:
- a CDS encoding WYL domain-containing protein gives rise to the protein EQAYGPLAEAAARRRAVRFEHRRAGTTTPLARHLQPWGLVARRGRWYVVGHDLDRGEPRAFRLDRIVGPVVASGPDGAYQVPPEADVASLVAEPGSGQSGEATLLVRSGRGHELRDRATSVEPDTAGYDRVRIAYTDLDRLAQRVLEHGDDVVAVEPAALKGAVVAALQALVGDL